One stretch of Deltaproteobacteria bacterium DNA includes these proteins:
- a CDS encoding alpha/beta hydrolase: protein MRIRHGRIALELHQVRRGDGPALLLLHGLYEESASWGEAPAVWAGSIYALDFSGHGRSEWLTGGGYTPELLAADADAALAQIGRAALAGAGVGAYVALLLAGTRPELVPAALLLSGAGLAGGGAQPDFTGPRFPLLDSPAPDEPPASETTRHDPLVRALARDVRPPDYAAPFAHAARRLLLLEDGTPRPPWWQAVRQAPGAQTVAADLHLAFTRLAQLYGEQG from the coding sequence ATGCGTATTCGGCACGGACGCATCGCGCTCGAACTGCACCAAGTCCGCCGCGGCGACGGGCCGGCTTTGTTGCTGTTGCACGGGCTGTACGAGGAGAGCGCCAGCTGGGGCGAGGCACCGGCGGTGTGGGCCGGGTCGATCTACGCCCTCGACTTCAGCGGCCATGGCCGTTCCGAGTGGCTCACTGGCGGCGGCTACACCCCCGAGTTGCTGGCCGCTGATGCCGACGCGGCCTTGGCGCAAATCGGCCGCGCGGCTTTGGCGGGTGCTGGGGTGGGCGCGTACGTCGCCCTCTTGTTGGCGGGCACGCGCCCCGAGCTTGTTCCCGCCGCGCTGCTGTTGTCCGGGGCGGGCCTCGCTGGTGGCGGTGCGCAGCCCGACTTTACCGGGCCACGTTTCCCGCTGCTTGATAGCCCTGCTCCCGATGAGCCGCCGGCTAGCGAGACCACCCGTCACGATCCGCTGGTGCGGGCGCTCGCCCGCGACGTGCGCCCGCCTGATTATGCGGCCCCGTTCGCCCACGCCGCGCGACGGCTGCTGCTGCTCGAAGACGGCACGCCCCGCCCGCCGTGGTGGCAAGCAGTCCGGCAAGCGCCGGGGGCGCAAACGGTGGCTGCGGACCTGCACCTGGCCTTCACTCGTCTGGCGCAGCTATACGGCGAGCAGGGCTAG
- a CDS encoding alpha/beta hydrolase, which translates to MIEPNFAGVAPPQRTHTIDSAGVRLNALSWGDPAAQPLVMCHGMWDHARSFALLAPLLARRFHVLAIDARGHGDSSWADAYTWPNDILDIVNVLRSLGRPAHLLGHSKGGGQVTDAACAAPELVMKVINIDGFGPLPLRPEEEPTPARFAQFLDGRRKFSQHKAWRPYAGLDELVERRRAQNPRLSREWLRYFLFHGARADSDGWRWKHDPIMGHGFGPWRPEWIGPSYAALRVPLLALVGSEPDTWGPLPQALLAERLAHVNDLQVRTIAGAGHFVHMEKPVETAAAVIDFLES; encoded by the coding sequence ATGATCGAGCCGAACTTCGCCGGTGTCGCGCCGCCGCAACGCACGCATACCATCGACTCGGCCGGGGTGCGCCTCAATGCGCTCTCCTGGGGTGATCCCGCAGCGCAACCGCTGGTGATGTGTCATGGCATGTGGGATCACGCGCGTAGCTTCGCGCTGCTGGCACCGCTGCTGGCGCGCCGATTTCACGTGCTCGCCATCGATGCCCGCGGCCACGGCGACTCGAGCTGGGCCGACGCCTACACCTGGCCCAACGATATCCTCGACATCGTCAACGTCTTGCGCTCGCTCGGCCGGCCCGCGCATCTGCTTGGCCACAGCAAAGGCGGTGGGCAAGTGACGGATGCCGCCTGCGCGGCGCCGGAGCTGGTGATGAAGGTGATCAATATCGACGGCTTTGGACCGTTGCCGTTGCGCCCGGAGGAAGAACCGACCCCGGCGCGCTTCGCCCAGTTTCTCGATGGCCGCCGCAAGTTCTCGCAGCACAAAGCGTGGCGGCCGTACGCCGGCCTCGACGAGCTGGTCGAACGGCGGCGGGCACAAAACCCGCGCTTGTCGCGCGAGTGGCTGCGCTACTTCCTCTTCCACGGTGCGCGCGCAGACAGCGACGGGTGGCGCTGGAAACATGACCCGATCATGGGTCACGGCTTCGGCCCGTGGCGGCCCGAATGGATCGGCCCGAGCTACGCCGCCTTGCGCGTGCCCTTGCTGGCCCTGGTGGGCTCGGAGCCGGACACCTGGGGCCCGCTGCCGCAAGCGCTTCTGGCAGAGCGGCTGGCGCATGTGAATGACCTCCAAGTGCGCACCATCGCCGGCGCCGGGCATTTCGTTCACATGGAAAAGCCGGTGGAGACGGCCGCCGCGGTTATCGACTTCCTGGAGTCCTGA
- a CDS encoding formate--tetrahydrofolate ligase — translation MPSNAEIARSISLRPIADVAARLGLQPADLCLYGNEVAKVAPAVLQRPRVRPGAARLVLVSAITPTPAGEGKTTTSIGLADAFSRLGESVCVALREPSLGPCMGVKGGATGGGYSQIAPAERINLHFTGDFHAVTSAHNLLAALLDNHIYFGNRLGIDPRRVLWRRVIDMNDRALRNVIVGLGGPQQGVPRETGFDITAASEVMAMLCLASGTDDLRVRLERTLVAFTHEGRPVTAGQLAAAGAMLALLREALRPNLVQTLEGTPALVHGGPFANIAHGCSSVLATRLALHLADWAITEAGFGFDLGAEKFFDIKCAGAGLDTAAVVLVATIRALKLHGGVKLAELANADAGAVARGLPNLDKHVENITHFGEKPVVALNRFAGDSEQEIEVVRRHCAARAVPFAVADHHARGGAGAIELARTVMAHAEQRSQPFRPLYDWAQPVLEKIRAVAQKMYGARDVLFTKSAERDLADVARLGYARLPVCIAKTQNSLSDDPNLRGRPADFDVTVRGLQINAGAGFLVVLTGDILRMPGLPKQPLAESIDLQGEDIVGLA, via the coding sequence ATGCCCAGCAACGCCGAGATTGCGCGTTCGATTTCCCTGCGTCCGATTGCGGATGTCGCCGCCCGCCTCGGGCTGCAGCCGGCCGATCTCTGCTTGTACGGCAACGAGGTCGCCAAGGTAGCGCCGGCGGTGTTGCAGCGGCCGCGGGTACGGCCGGGCGCCGCGCGCCTGGTTCTGGTATCGGCGATCACACCGACGCCGGCGGGCGAAGGCAAGACCACGACCAGCATCGGGCTGGCCGACGCCTTCAGCCGCTTGGGCGAATCAGTGTGCGTGGCCTTGCGCGAGCCCTCGCTGGGTCCGTGCATGGGCGTCAAGGGTGGCGCCACCGGCGGTGGCTACAGCCAGATCGCGCCGGCCGAGCGCATCAACTTGCACTTCACCGGCGATTTCCATGCCGTGACTTCGGCTCACAACCTGCTCGCCGCGCTGCTCGATAACCACATCTATTTCGGCAACCGCCTCGGCATCGATCCGCGCCGCGTCCTGTGGCGCCGCGTCATCGACATGAACGATCGCGCGCTGCGCAACGTCATTGTCGGCCTGGGCGGGCCGCAACAAGGGGTGCCGCGCGAGACCGGCTTCGATATCACCGCGGCCTCCGAAGTGATGGCCATGCTGTGCCTCGCCAGCGGCACCGACGACTTGCGCGTGCGTCTCGAGCGCACGCTGGTCGCGTTCACCCACGAGGGCCGGCCGGTAACCGCCGGCCAGCTGGCGGCCGCCGGCGCCATGCTGGCGCTGTTGCGCGAGGCCCTGCGCCCCAATCTGGTGCAGACGCTCGAGGGCACGCCGGCGCTGGTGCACGGCGGCCCGTTTGCCAACATCGCCCACGGTTGCAGCAGCGTGCTGGCCACGCGCCTGGCGCTGCATCTGGCGGACTGGGCGATCACCGAGGCCGGCTTCGGCTTCGATCTCGGCGCCGAGAAGTTCTTCGACATCAAGTGCGCCGGCGCCGGTCTCGATACCGCGGCGGTGGTGCTGGTAGCAACGATACGGGCGCTCAAGCTGCACGGCGGGGTGAAGCTGGCCGAGCTCGCCAACGCTGACGCCGGGGCGGTGGCGCGCGGGTTGCCCAACCTCGACAAGCACGTCGAGAACATCACCCACTTCGGCGAGAAGCCGGTGGTGGCGCTCAATCGCTTCGCCGGCGACAGCGAGCAAGAGATCGAGGTGGTACGCCGGCACTGCGCCGCGCGCGCCGTGCCGTTCGCCGTTGCCGATCACCATGCGCGCGGCGGCGCCGGCGCCATCGAGCTGGCGCGCACGGTGATGGCGCACGCGGAGCAGCGCAGCCAGCCGTTTCGCCCGCTGTACGATTGGGCGCAACCGGTGCTTGAAAAGATCCGCGCGGTCGCACAGAAGATGTATGGCGCACGTGATGTGCTGTTCACCAAGAGCGCGGAGCGTGACCTCGCCGACGTTGCCCGGCTGGGCTACGCGCGGTTACCCGTCTGCATCGCCAAGACGCAGAACTCGCTCTCCGATGATCCCAACCTGCGCGGGCGGCCGGCCGATTTCGACGTGACCGTGCGCGGCCTCCAGATCAACGCCGGCGCGGGCTTCCTGGTAGTCCTCACCGGCGACATCCTGCGCATGCCCGGCCTTCCCAAACAGCCGCTGGCGGAGTCAATCGATCTTCAAGGCGAGGATATCGTCGGCTTGGCGTAG
- a CDS encoding HAD family phosphatase, with translation MPNARRRLERERNVGAVVFDLDGVLVDSEPIHFRATNRVLARFGQSIGEAEYRSFIGIGERASWTAWCAQRGITVPVAELLAAHTRARLEEIAAGVEPIAEAVALAHQLHAAGLPLALASSSTRAVIDALLAALGLGEVLAVRVSGEDPEVRASKPAPDVYLLAAARLRLAPAACVAIEDSGPGVSAAHNAGMFCVAVPNRWTADQDFRDADVVLESLRYFPLLVL, from the coding sequence ATGCCCAATGCTCGCCGCCGCTTGGAACGTGAACGCAACGTTGGCGCGGTGGTGTTCGATCTCGACGGCGTGCTGGTCGATTCCGAGCCGATCCATTTCCGCGCCACCAATCGGGTGCTGGCGCGCTTCGGCCAGTCGATCGGCGAAGCCGAATACCGCAGCTTCATCGGTATCGGCGAGCGGGCTTCATGGACGGCTTGGTGTGCCCAGCGCGGGATCACGGTGCCGGTGGCGGAGTTGCTGGCGGCGCACACGCGGGCGCGATTGGAGGAGATCGCCGCCGGCGTGGAGCCGATCGCGGAGGCGGTGGCGCTGGCGCACCAGCTGCACGCCGCCGGGCTGCCGCTGGCGCTCGCCTCGTCATCGACGCGCGCGGTCATTGACGCGCTGCTGGCCGCCCTGGGGCTGGGCGAGGTGCTTGCGGTACGGGTGTCGGGCGAAGATCCGGAAGTGCGCGCGAGCAAGCCCGCCCCCGACGTGTATCTGCTAGCCGCCGCGCGGCTGAGACTAGCGCCGGCCGCCTGTGTCGCGATCGAGGATTCCGGCCCCGGCGTCAGCGCCGCTCACAACGCCGGCATGTTCTGCGTCGCCGTGCCCAATCGCTGGACTGCCGATCAAGATTTCCGCGACGCCGACGTGGTGCTGGAGAGCTTGCGTTACTTTCCGCTGCTGGTGCTGTGA
- a CDS encoding AAA family ATPase, with translation MSSETLSEGQCPACGCGNAPAARFCNQCGAALKGGAASPPAAEAERKQVTVLFSDLTGYTALSEKLDPEETREIMGRIFGRAAEIVGRYGGHIEKFIGDAIMAIFGVPAAHEDDPERAVRAALELHEAVEALSPEVEKRTGGPIALHTGVNTGLVVTGELKFDHGTAGPLGDTINLAARLMSLAGEGEIWIGPETRKLVASAFELQDLGQREVKGKAEPVAVARVVGASSRAAASARFRGAFVGRQEEIGVLLGAAEQMRDGRPAVIAICGEAGTGKTRLVEEFRARVGNDIQWIEGRAYPYAENIPYFPVIDLLNRSWGIDENDKPAAVRLKVEAGVSALVESSREVLPVIARLYNIELADGPVIDREAFQRLLFDAVRRLLAALACRGPTVICLQDLHWADTSTVTLVRGLTTDFKVPAVLICNYRPGYAPGPGTRVLELRELSSRQTRELLQSLLGSEPPDALTRFIEERSDGNPFYVEEVVNSLVETHVLTRNGTWKIAGALSEAVVPTTIRGVIAARIDRLDEPRRRVLRNAAVIGREFLYSVVAQVTGEADDEADGLQPSLAQLEAADLIRARSGAADVEYIFKHALTQEVAYDGLLKSERQALHQRAAFAMERIFADRMPEFVETLAYHFLHAGVVDKAVHYLRESGKKCVARYAIEDAATHYRNAYALLSERERTPAEDRALVELLNDWSLVHYYQGDCRAWRLLLEANLKVAEGVGDPELLGLYLGWTGHMLYWHEEYPASIEHLDRAAQLGEKAGSAHVLAYAETWRAWTLALLARPSEAIAAGERAMILGQQFPDEPYVVFKPLGAIVMAAAMTGDLKRARLAAEDLLAIAARTGNSRAAVLGHASLAICHSAAFEHERAIESGKAALEASLDPAYRHLSAVYLASALGTAQCSEELVRLAQEVLPAADQLSQNIISTIIRLATGPAVMSLGEPSRGISIIEAARRQPSCPWVEVVATNILGIVYARIARREGRADLSVLLRNPGFIIRHVLPARRKARALLERTADHPLHRLAGYSGSAMFELALLHAHRGEREAARARATQALEVFERQGALEALRQARALADSLAPK, from the coding sequence ATGAGTTCAGAGACGCTCAGCGAAGGACAATGCCCCGCGTGCGGCTGCGGCAACGCGCCGGCGGCACGCTTCTGCAACCAGTGCGGCGCTGCTCTCAAGGGCGGCGCCGCGTCACCGCCGGCGGCCGAGGCGGAGCGCAAACAGGTCACGGTCTTGTTCTCCGACCTGACCGGCTATACGGCGCTGTCCGAAAAGCTCGATCCCGAGGAGACGCGCGAGATCATGGGCCGCATCTTCGGGCGCGCTGCCGAGATCGTCGGGCGCTACGGCGGTCACATCGAGAAGTTCATCGGCGATGCGATCATGGCAATCTTCGGCGTGCCGGCGGCGCACGAGGACGACCCGGAGCGTGCCGTGCGCGCCGCATTGGAGCTGCATGAGGCCGTGGAGGCGCTCAGCCCGGAGGTGGAGAAGCGCACCGGCGGGCCAATCGCTCTGCACACTGGCGTCAATACCGGCCTGGTGGTCACCGGCGAGCTCAAGTTCGACCACGGCACCGCTGGCCCGCTGGGCGACACCATCAACCTGGCGGCACGTCTCATGAGCCTCGCCGGGGAAGGCGAGATCTGGATCGGCCCGGAGACGCGCAAGCTCGTCGCTAGCGCCTTCGAGCTGCAGGATCTCGGCCAGCGGGAGGTGAAAGGCAAGGCAGAACCGGTAGCGGTCGCGCGTGTGGTCGGAGCTTCATCGAGGGCCGCAGCGTCTGCCCGTTTCCGCGGCGCCTTCGTCGGGAGGCAAGAGGAGATCGGTGTCCTCTTGGGTGCAGCAGAGCAGATGCGCGACGGCAGGCCGGCGGTGATCGCCATCTGCGGCGAGGCAGGTACGGGCAAGACGAGGTTGGTGGAGGAGTTTCGCGCCCGCGTCGGCAACGACATCCAATGGATCGAAGGGCGCGCCTACCCGTACGCGGAGAACATTCCCTACTTTCCGGTGATCGACCTGCTGAACCGGAGCTGGGGGATCGACGAGAACGACAAACCGGCGGCGGTACGCCTGAAGGTCGAGGCCGGCGTGAGTGCGCTGGTCGAATCCTCGCGCGAGGTGCTGCCGGTCATCGCGCGGCTCTACAACATCGAGCTGGCCGACGGCCCAGTGATCGACCGCGAGGCGTTCCAGCGCTTGCTCTTCGACGCCGTCCGCCGCCTCCTCGCCGCCCTCGCTTGCCGGGGACCCACCGTGATCTGTCTCCAGGACTTGCACTGGGCGGACACGTCGACGGTGACGCTGGTGCGCGGCTTGACCACGGATTTCAAGGTCCCCGCAGTGCTCATCTGCAACTATCGTCCGGGCTACGCCCCCGGTCCGGGGACACGCGTCCTCGAACTGCGCGAGCTGTCGTCGCGCCAGACGCGCGAGCTACTCCAGTCGTTGCTCGGCAGCGAGCCTCCGGACGCGCTCACCCGATTCATTGAGGAGCGCTCGGACGGCAACCCGTTCTACGTCGAAGAGGTCGTCAACTCTCTGGTAGAAACCCACGTTCTCACACGCAATGGGACGTGGAAGATCGCCGGAGCGCTCTCCGAAGCGGTAGTGCCTACGACTATCCGCGGCGTGATTGCCGCGCGCATCGACCGGCTCGACGAGCCCCGGCGGCGCGTGCTGCGCAACGCCGCCGTCATCGGCCGCGAGTTTCTGTATTCCGTCGTGGCCCAGGTGACCGGCGAAGCCGACGACGAGGCCGACGGGCTGCAGCCCAGTCTGGCGCAGCTCGAAGCGGCAGACTTGATCCGCGCCCGCAGCGGCGCGGCCGATGTCGAGTACATCTTCAAGCATGCGCTCACCCAGGAGGTCGCTTACGACGGTCTGCTCAAGAGCGAGCGCCAGGCACTGCACCAGCGCGCCGCCTTCGCGATGGAGCGGATTTTCGCGGACCGGATGCCGGAGTTCGTCGAGACGCTGGCGTATCACTTTCTGCACGCCGGCGTCGTCGACAAGGCCGTCCACTACCTCCGCGAGTCCGGCAAGAAGTGCGTGGCACGCTACGCGATCGAAGACGCCGCCACTCACTACCGCAACGCATACGCACTACTCAGCGAACGAGAGCGCACGCCGGCAGAGGACCGCGCGCTGGTTGAGCTCCTCAACGACTGGTCGCTGGTCCACTACTACCAAGGTGACTGCAGGGCCTGGCGGTTGCTGCTCGAGGCGAATTTGAAGGTAGCCGAGGGTGTCGGGGACCCCGAGCTTCTAGGTCTATATCTGGGCTGGACCGGTCACATGCTCTACTGGCACGAGGAATACCCGGCCTCGATCGAGCACCTCGACCGCGCCGCTCAGCTTGGCGAGAAGGCAGGGAGTGCGCACGTCCTCGCCTACGCCGAGACCTGGCGCGCGTGGACCCTCGCCTTGCTGGCGCGCCCGTCAGAGGCCATTGCAGCCGGCGAACGTGCCATGATTCTGGGGCAGCAGTTTCCGGACGAGCCGTACGTCGTCTTCAAACCTCTGGGGGCCATCGTGATGGCCGCGGCGATGACTGGTGACCTGAAGCGTGCACGGCTCGCCGCCGAGGATCTCCTCGCGATCGCCGCACGGACGGGCAACTCGCGCGCGGCGGTCCTCGGCCACGCCTCCCTGGCGATCTGTCACTCGGCCGCCTTCGAGCATGAACGCGCGATCGAGTCCGGGAAGGCCGCTCTCGAAGCATCTTTGGACCCGGCGTATCGGCACTTGTCGGCCGTGTACCTGGCCTCGGCGCTTGGGACGGCGCAGTGCTCGGAGGAACTCGTGCGGCTCGCGCAGGAGGTGCTTCCGGCCGCGGACCAGCTCTCCCAGAATATTATCTCGACGATCATCCGGCTTGCGACGGGGCCCGCGGTGATGAGCCTTGGCGAGCCGTCGCGAGGAATCAGCATCATCGAGGCGGCGCGCCGCCAGCCGAGCTGCCCCTGGGTCGAGGTCGTGGCCACCAACATCCTGGGTATCGTGTACGCGCGGATTGCGCGCCGCGAGGGTCGTGCCGACCTCTCGGTGCTGCTGCGCAACCCCGGCTTCATCATCCGCCACGTGTTGCCGGCCCGGCGCAAGGCGCGCGCACTCCTCGAGCGCACCGCGGATCATCCGCTGCACCGGCTCGCCGGCTACTCGGGCTCGGCGATGTTCGAGCTGGCGCTGCTCCACGCGCATCGCGGCGAGCGCGAGGCGGCACGGGCGCGCGCCACCCAAGCGCTCGAGGTCTTCGAGCGCCAGGGGGCCTTAGAGGCGCTTCGTCAGGCGCGCGCACTGGCTGACTCGCTGGCTCCCAAGTAG
- a CDS encoding beta-lactamase family protein, which yields MLPERVARARDLCARWVTEGHTPTLGVCVARRGVVVLNEAFGVLGPGPDSRPLERGALFPVMSITKPITATLVMQLVEDGLLGLNRPAKDYLPEISGDGTDEILVHHLLTHTTGYPFQIDPPWIEHRAKKLAAGFKAPPCPEGLDPIIHQWLSLFWDAPRVARVGEVMVYSSHNYELLAEIVRRLSGRGLEDVARERIFDPLGMHDTYYVVPESESHRVVQRAPDIPFGNPEEPVLPCIGSRQWQRTPYGGAGAFSTPRDMAVFGQMFLNRGRYGDARILSPAAVAAMTRDQVPGLGALLLNLVMERASWGYGWQIVSPTKWKYFDGSLQPLGTFGHPGAGGVNYWIDRDHELVGAYFEVTTRLNPDYNLLWNFDLFQNAITAAVED from the coding sequence ATGCTCCCCGAGCGAGTCGCGCGCGCTCGCGACTTATGCGCACGTTGGGTGACGGAGGGGCACACCCCCACTCTCGGCGTCTGCGTGGCGCGGCGCGGCGTAGTCGTGCTGAACGAAGCCTTCGGCGTCCTCGGCCCCGGACCCGACTCGCGACCGCTCGAACGTGGCGCGCTCTTCCCGGTCATGTCCATCACCAAGCCGATCACCGCCACGCTGGTGATGCAGCTCGTCGAGGATGGGCTCCTGGGACTCAATCGCCCGGCGAAGGACTACCTGCCCGAAATCTCCGGCGACGGCACCGACGAGATCCTCGTCCACCACCTGTTGACCCACACCACCGGTTACCCGTTTCAGATCGATCCGCCCTGGATCGAGCACAGGGCAAAGAAGCTCGCAGCCGGCTTTAAAGCGCCGCCGTGTCCCGAAGGGCTGGACCCGATCATTCACCAGTGGCTCTCACTCTTCTGGGACGCCCCGCGTGTCGCGCGCGTTGGCGAAGTGATGGTCTACTCCAGCCACAACTACGAGTTGCTCGCCGAGATTGTACGGCGCCTCTCGGGCCGGGGCCTCGAGGACGTGGCACGGGAGCGCATCTTCGATCCGCTCGGCATGCACGACACCTACTATGTGGTGCCGGAGTCCGAGTCGCACCGGGTGGTGCAGCGCGCGCCCGACATTCCGTTCGGCAATCCTGAAGAACCGGTCTTGCCGTGCATCGGCTCGCGCCAATGGCAGCGGACGCCGTACGGCGGGGCTGGAGCCTTCTCCACACCGCGCGACATGGCCGTCTTCGGGCAAATGTTTCTGAACCGTGGCCGTTACGGCGACGCGCGCATTCTCTCTCCCGCCGCGGTGGCGGCCATGACGCGTGACCAAGTGCCCGGCCTCGGTGCGCTCCTGCTCAACCTCGTCATGGAGCGCGCGTCGTGGGGTTACGGCTGGCAAATCGTGTCGCCCACGAAATGGAAGTACTTCGACGGCAGCCTGCAGCCACTCGGCACGTTCGGCCACCCCGGCGCCGGGGGCGTCAACTACTGGATCGATCGCGACCACGAACTGGTCGGAGCCTACTTCGAAGTGACCACGCGGCTGAACCCGGACTACAACCTGCTCTGGAACTTCGACCTCTTCCAGAACGCGATCACCGCGGCCGTGGAGGATTGA